The nucleotide sequence TGAGCGAGATGTAGCGCACCTTGCCGTCGAACACGCGGCGAGCCAGGAGGAAGAGCAGTCCGGCCAGGATGAGCGCGTCGGACTGGTACATCACCGGCAAGCCGATCTGGAGGATGGAGTCCAGAAATTCGGCGATGTGGACCGGATAGGGCACCGGCGCCATGAAAAAGCGCAGGTGGCGCACCAAGATGAGCAGGAAGCAGTAGTGGAAGATCAAGGCGAACAGCCACAGGGATTTCTCCGAGCTGTAACCGACCTTGGGGCCTTCCTGCTGGAGCTTCACCGACGTGTTGCGGAACAGCGACCGGAAGCACAAGACTTCCAGCACCATGCGCATGAACACGCCCTTCTTGTCATACGGGTTGTCCCAGGGGCTGTTTTTGATCCAGGGCAGCGATTTCTGCTGACCACCGGTGGTGGGAATGCAAAACGGGACGGGGCTTTTGGCCCAATCCACGATCCGCATGGTGAATCCCACCATGAAAATGATGATTGCGATGTACGGGAGCACGATCCCGAACAGCGCACCCAT is from Solidesulfovibrio magneticus RS-1 and encodes:
- the dsrM gene encoding sulfate reduction electron transfer complex DsrMKJOP subunit DsrM, encoding MAAFYSFLAVLALIVIPWLGVGMGMGALFGIVLPYIAIIIFMVGFTMRIVDWAKSPVPFCIPTTGGQQKSLPWIKNSPWDNPYDKKGVFMRMVLEVLCFRSLFRNTSVKLQQEGPKVGYSSEKSLWLFALIFHYCFLLILVRHLRFFMAPVPYPVHIAEFLDSILQIGLPVMYQSDALILAGLLFLLARRVFDGKVRYISLMQDYFPLLLLVGIVVTGIWMRYVVKVDVIAVKELAMGIVTLHPHMPKAAIDPSVYAHLTLVCALFIYFPFSKLMHMGGVFLSPTRVAPNMSRRAMWVNPWNDPSIKPHSYAAYEDDFREKMIEAGLPVDKQA